GGAAAGCCTACGACCGGTGAGGACTGATTTGATTTCTGCTTTTTCCAATGTGCAgtcaggttacgaaattttcGGCACTGGTAGAACGGGGTAttgtcgccatctggcggacaaacttggtattacgtctcccataataacggccacGGAGGGCACTATTTCACTGGTgcatggcacattttcatatgtgttatttattttaagatattaataaataatttccctataattgtatttattaacaATTCCGGTGTCCtgactttttgtcttttaaggTGACGACGCTCAGTTTGAAATGGACATCTGACAAATTGGCGCCGGCGAGCCcgaaacaaaacaagaaaacgaCCTGGCGCGTCCCGTCGCGTCAGTGGCTCGGCTTTTAGAAACAAACGTGTTGTTGAGCCCTCGTGGCGGCCATCTTTTTCCCCTCTCCGCCGCTGGTTgtcgcgtgcgtgcgtgcgtccgtGCGCGTGTGTTTCCCAAAGCGTGGGTAGACGGCACACACTTTTAAGGCTTTTCCATCGCCGTAAATCAAATTACGAGGCAAACATCTCGTCTGCCGACTGGGAAAATTTCTCTTAAGAAACTTATGATGGTAAGtgtaaaatttgtttttaaagtcttAGTAAAGGGAGCCCTTGTGCTACCTCCATGACTCCCTTATATTAAGACTTTAATACatcagattttttattttttttgcattgttctGACTGGATAAAAAAATTCTGGCATCGACAAAACACACCTTGAAAAGAATGCATACGCGCACGCACCCACGCACGAATATCAGCGGTTTCATTTACACATATTTCGATTTATATCAAGAGAAAAGATTAGAAATTTGCCATTTAGTGTTTTTATTTGGTTGACGACATCCATATTTGGTCAATTTGAGGTTTTTCCACAAATGCATACTGTTGATCAGGaggtttttaaattttaaattaggGAGGAGTGTAAAGTGTTGAAGACATTTGAGAAAGACTTGAAATGATCCACATTTGATGTATTCGTTGATTTGAAATACAATTTTCTGTATGAAGAATCTCATTGGACTGTAAAGCATTACATTTATCCCCCTCCAAAAAAAGTGTATAAACTTGATGGTGCCATTCCATAATGTGCAAAAGTGTCCCTCCCCAGTGTCCTTAACGCTTTATACTGTAACGAGCTATTATGGTGTGCCCACCACGCCTTACTTCAATGCTACTGCAAACAAAAACAGAGaaagatgtttattttttcactgGAAAAGCGCGacattgttttgaaaatgaatgaggaaAACGGATTCTTTAGTATGTACGTCATTTGGTTTCAAATACAATAGTACTACGGTTTTGCCATTCCGAATGGATTCATTTTGTGTCCCGAATTTCcggagtgcaaaaaaaatgtcgtcGAAAATTGGGTGATGGTCACCACGACAACAAGAGAAGTCGGAAAAGTTGTTTGgagataactttattaatcAGTAAAGTCAAAATGCCAGTAAACACTCTTGCAACAAGATCAATAAAAGTTCCATAACAAGGAAAGTGTGTTGTGctgtttcattttctttcattgcttttgggGAATATTATGGGAAGGGGGTCCAAATGTGGAGGTGCACCCTAAAAAAATTCATTGCATGAGGAATAAGCACAAAAAAACCTACGTGTGTGTAGTTTCACAATTTTAATTAGTACACAATCATGCATGTGGGATAACCCAACTTGGAGGGGAAAGGTTACAATAATGTTCTACACATAATAGTGACGCCTAATGGACGAACTGAAAACTGCATTTACTGGAAATAATATTCCGTCCTCAAAATTCTTCTGCTTGTCTGAAAATCAATGTTTCAAGCCCTTTAAGAAgtctgaaaatgaatgtttcaaGCCCTTTAAGAAATTTTAAATGATACTGAATTTCAAATATAATCATCCTTGTCATAAAGAAGACAATAATAATTTTAACCGCGTGTCATCCTCACTGGATATTTCAATAAGTTTGCATCCTCTGTAAAAATAGACGTATATAAACCTATTGTTTTTCTGCGGACCGAATGCGGCCTCAATTTCAGTTCTGTCAGGCGAATACAGCGGGTGCTCCGGCATTTTTGTGCAGGCATTATTCCGGTCGCCTGCTGGTCCTTCCTCCTTTTCAACGTCCCTGAGCGAGGCCGCCGCCAATATGGTGAGTCTTGCGGGCTAAAGTTGAAGTAAAATCCAACCATCATCGAATCAATCGCTGCCTTCTTGTTCGTTTTGTCATGGCCAACTCCTCTCTTCCATATCAATCTTTAAAAATCGGCCAATATCGACGCCTAGTTTGCATTTTTCCGACACTTTAGCGACATGATCAAAATGCTAAGCTACATGTCATCAACACTCAGCCAGGAATACTGGAAATGGCTTTTGACGTCGCTTTGTTGTATTCGCGTGAATCAAATTTCTCGAAAGCACCGATATCCAAGTAATAATCGTTCTGACGTTCCGTAAATGaggattaaatatattttgacgtCAAAAGTGGCGTTCACGCGATCTACTCGCGAATGAGGTTCTTCGTAAAAGCATGTTCCTGATCATAAAACCCGTTTTTCGAAATAATCAAGTGTCACGACAGCACATTTCATTGAATTTCACTAATTGAACCCTATTTTCTCTTTTAGAATGAGACAGTTACAGTTAGGACACGAAAGTTTATGACGAACCGGCTGCTTCAGAGGAAGCAAATGGTAAGTTTGAATCCCATCCATATTCCATGGAAAATACCGTATGCATACcggtcaacctctgccgataactgcccttataaattattattgattccccttacaaaccccccaaaaaccttacaaacaccgtacgagtcaataatcatttataagggcagttatcggcagaggttgacaggtatgccgtGTGCCCGCTTTTCGTGTGTTTTCATTGGCCGTCCTCGTCTTCCAGGTCGTCGACGTTCTTCACCCCGGCAAAGCCACGGTCCCCAAGACGGAAATCCGGGAAAAGCTGGCCAAGATGTACAAGACCACCCCTGACGTGGTGTTCGTCTTTGGCTTCAGGACTCAGTTTGGCGGTGGCAAGACAACGGGCTTCGGCATGGTCTACGACACCCTCGATTACGCCAAGAAGAACGAGCCCAAACACAGGCTAGCCAGGGTGAGCAAAATACGGGACGGAAGAATTTGCGGGTCCCTGCTCAAAATTGGTGTGGGGGTTTAGATCGGGGGATTTTTCATCCAGCGGGGGCTAGCTTTATCCGTGTTGTTATTCGGTCACATTCGTTGAATTGACTTGAAATGCGTGTTCCTCAGCACGGTCTCTTCGAGAAGAAGAAGACCTCCAGGAAGCAGCGCAAGGAACGCAAGAACAGAATGAAGAAAGTACGAGGAACCAAGAAGTCCAGCGTGGGCGCCGCCAGCAAAAAGGTTCGTTCTCGGGATTCGCTGCTCGTCCCCAGACGCTGCCTCGTCCCAATTTGTGCGTGTAGATGGTTAACGTGTTATTGTTATTCTTTCTACCCTTTTCAAATGTTCTTCGGAAACCATAGAAGGTAAATGCACGCCAGTAGAGTACGGATAATGTGTCCCTGTTGGATGTTAGCTAACATCTCctaatagcatacctgtcaacctctgccgataactgcccttataaatgattattgattccccttacaaaccccccaaaaaccttacaaacaccgcacgagtcgtacggtgtttgtaaggtttgtaaggtgaatcaataatcatttataagggcagttatcggcagaggttgacataGCTGACTGAAAACACaccatcacaaaaaaaatcacaggtcAACATTGACGctggtgggttttttttaacgTGAGCTAATACCTACAAATAGCATTTTCGTCATGACCGTAGTTTTATAGCTCTGGCACGGTGACCTACAATTCGATGGATAAACGGCGTCTTCGTTCGCACGAGTCAGGTTAACGAAGCTGACTTTTCAACGCATATTTGATTCTACTACAAATTTGGAAAACCCAAGTTGAAGTGTAGAGACAAAGCTAACCCGACGTCGAGAGGCATCTCTCGCGCCGCGGTTGGCTAACAGATTCGCAATAACCAAACCGCATCCTTAGCTCGTCCAAACTGAGCCACCTAGcttagctttttttccccccgcctcCCTTACCTGTCCATGTTATAACGTGATTCTGTTGCATCTTCTGTTCCCGTCTTTCGCCTCCCTCCCACGGAACGCTGACGCAGAAATGACATGTCCAGGTATCAAACGCCGGCCACCGGACTCGAGCCGGTGCCACCGCGCATGCCCAGAACACCCGTAGATTCACCCTGGTGTTTTTTGTCTGGAAACCCGACTTTTCTTGTCACCGATCCACCGCGGCTTCCCCCTTAACGGACACTTTGGTTACCGGACGCGAGAGTTAATGAGGGGCGGCACACAAGGGTGTttagtttcccttttttttaaagtgtggaGCACTTTTTAACAACAATTGTTACTGGTGTAACAATGGTTTTACGTTGAAACTGCAGTGTGTATATGTAGTATTTGTAGTTGGACACTTGGAGCCAATGAGACGTACGCAATagtaatcttattttttttcttctctccttcTAGTGAGCCCAGACGGCCCAGGATGGTCCTCGTGCTCAAGATGTTCTTGTATATTGTTCTCAAATAAAAGTTCAAATGAAAAGACCACAACAGTTCTGGCAGTGGGTTATTTTGGATTCGCTATGCTTTGACTGAATGACAAACATGCGTCATGGAGGAAAGGGCTTGACGACTTGACGCAATACCCTAAGCGGCCACAGGGCGTCTCCCCTGGCCGTCCAGCGGCAGGCTTTCTTCCTAATCAACGCAGGTGGGCTCCACCTTTTTcaaattggaattaaaaaaaaacgagagtTTGAGGTGAAGTCAAAAGAAAGCCTGATTACAGAGGGGAATTCCTTATTTGGTCCTACACTGAATTCCTCCCTCAATTTTGctttgtcttttaatcatgtgaGAGAAGAATCAaagtatatacaaatatttgcaAGAGTAGTACTTCAGGGGTGTGTTAAACAATTCCACTGCCTTTTCACCTTTTTGGTGTCCTCCAAGTGCACCCATAAAAAGTCACCTTTCCTCCAGTTTGGTatgttgcaagtgcaatcagtggattgctgtcaggtgcttctcgtttgagcccaacccccgttgcttcaactccACAGTGGCCTTCCAGGACCGACCGCTTTGTCCCTTCCCCCGGCCGGCCTCATTCAAACTTGACACCACGTCATCACCTCCAAAAATACTAGCCACGCTCTAACCATAAGACAATTGACATTTACATTTCTGCACAAACACCATGTATGGCGACCTAGAAAAGAGGCAGGTGGATTGATTGGAATTGTGGCCGACTCGTGGGAGCTTTCAAAAATCCGGCCACTGCTGCTAACAGATGGTCGCAGGAAATGAAACTCTTCTCGCTCACCGCGTTTCGTCCCAGGAGCccctttgcctttttttttaacactaccGTGTCTCTCGTTCGTCCTTCTTAGGAAGGAAGAAGACGTTGAGTGCGATTCTGTCTTTTAAAGTCAGAAGTCTGGCAATATATGTTGGGATTCTGGAATAAATAGTCAGGAATTTTAATTCTAGTCACCACTTTggccacttttttgttttttaaccccCTTCGGTCAAATGATGACTTCAATCCGAATCGAGAGAAAAGACAAAAGTCACAATGGTGACCTTTGGGGGTCACCATCGAgtgcatctttttttccttttctctttCTTCTGTGGGCCAAAACAGACTGGACGCCGAGCACCGATAtccaaaacctgcttttgggagaaaaaagctcgactttttttttttgcgccgcCCACCGTCTCACCGAGCGCCGTTCAAAATCAATCGGCGCTGACCTTACCGACGCGAGAGGCCACGCTGAGGACCAAAATAGCCTTCCGGTAAGAACGCCGCCGCCCTGCCTTCATCATTTTGACACTTTTGGACCATTTGGAAATATAATTTTAACCTGCACGTGCCATTTTAAGTGCTAAATTAGAGTTctaagattgagggttcaatccccgctgGGTTTCAAACTTCctatgtagagtttgcatgtgtggcttttctccaggtactctctTTTTTCCcgcatccctaaaacatgcacgctaagcTAATAGTATGCTAGGTGGGAGCGTGAAGGGTCGCTCGTAGCCTGCGTTCGGCTGACggccaattgagggtgtcccccagtGGGGATAGGCTaaaccagggttgggcaaacttttcggcccggggggggggggccacattgactttaaaaatttgacaggcgggccgggtcagcacaagatacgatacatataaaaaaactgcatccgttaacggtacatatgaaacaaacagaaaaaaaggactaaagtatgaacatactcatcagtcagctgggatttatggggtgctttcttggttttcatccgactaaaggtctgttcacacacatatgtcgagccaaataacaccagaatcctctgtgccatcttctggatgtttggaaatttggctgcacttcatCAAGCCGAAAACtccgagactttcagggagttgaacttgtcacattggagatcaatcagttccaactgcaactcctgtggaaccatTTCCGgctcttgtgagaaaggacatgacaccagctgtcaatttttccaatgatttcctgtattttgaccgcataaaataaaaaaaaattataataatttggacaacgtcggcgggccggattaaaaggcctaacgggccgtatatggcccgcgggccgtagtttgcccatgtctgggctaaccccagcacccccgtgtaaaggggagcttaaaatgaatggatgaagcGGATTGGAGGGTTAGCGTACGAGAAAAATGGCCGACTTTTGAGTCACAGTCTGAAATTGTGAGGCCGCGGCGTGTTGTGAGGGTGGCTTTAATAATTAACAAGAGCGGAGAATATAAGCGACTCCCCGTTGTGCACTGGCACGGAAAAACAGCTCCGattggaggaggaagaggaggaagaggaggaaagcGCCAATGGTGAGAAGAGCTTATGAAATATGGATATCGGGAAGAAAGCGGTCCAGGAAGAAATTCTTTAATGACTTGAGTGATTGTGGCAAAGAGACTGAGTTGACAAAAAGGGGACACGTTTCGGGTTCACGCTCAGTTTCCCAGGTTTCCTGTGTAgcttttctgcgggtactccgctttcctcccacgtgGCCAAAACGGGCGCTCTAGGCGAGCTGGTCCAACGCTCTCAATTGCGCCTAATTGGCAAGTACGCAAAGTAAATGAATACTACTTCAATTTCCGAAGACGCTGACTTCTTAAATGCGcttgtagtccaaaaaaatgtccatgtcaTTTTAGCAGAAGTGGAGTCCAATTAGAGAGCCGCTCTCATTTGTCACGCTGCTGTGCCACTTTCCCttgttcttttttctctttttttttggccttgtggcgggcgggcgggcgtctCTCGACATGGCTGCCTAGTAACTGTCAGATGGCGACGGTGATTTATGCAAATTGGCGGGGAAGAGCTCATGGCTTAGCCGCCATCATGCGGCAAAACAGCTGGGAAAGCCGTTTCCGTGCCGTACGGCAAATGCCCAATGATCTTACCAGgagaatttcaaaagaaaataagggAGGCACAGGGAttctgggggattttgtaacttggatcctAGTATGTTCGTATGTTGGGGCATATACcatagggcaggggtagggaacctatggctcgggagccacatgtggctcttttgatggttgcatatggctctgagctaaaatatggaaagcggtggtgagagagccgagtcccgaatgcaccaataggaacgtcacgtctgCACTGTGGcattaacttgttttttttcattagagacttctgcatctattctctcattgatactcattgatattcattgattagcaacagcgtaacaatgttgtcaaaagaattcaaagactttttgtactttaaaagtggtaaaatgactaaaaaatggcacgttttcatttattttgacttttaaatggtGAGTATGGCTCTATAGGAATAacattaattgtttatggctctcttcgtcaaaaaggttcccgacccctgccatAGGGGTTCGTAAACCGAAATATTCGTGCCTAgtgacattcgtaagtagaggtaaaacaaaataatccaacGCATATGGTAATTTTTGGTCTATCCTTATATTTCCCCTCCAGAAACTTTTGTAGAACAATGACAATTtagagttttttgttttgtttttttgtgtgtttgggggggtCGATTAGGGCTGGAGCGAGTCACGTGTAACCATGGCAACCCATCCACTCAGTCTAATTGTAAGTGGAACTGCACTGAGCACCATTTAATGAGATTTCCACGGGGAGACTCTGATCCTCACTCTCATTCACAAACGTTCCTCTCTGCATGGAATTCTTCCACCATCCACCAGATGGAGCTCTCCTCACttttgcgctctctctcttttttgcgAACAGGCGCTATCATAGCATCTTTGCTACATCGCAAATGATGCCAACATGAGGCAAATTGAGAGCGTTTAGACGCCACCGATTACAAGCGCGCGGGGGGGGGAAAGAAACACTTGAGCGTGTGATCTCTCCCGGCTTGTCAGGCGGGCCATTATCTGTGCTAATAGAGTCAGATCTTCGCAG
Above is a window of Stigmatopora argus isolate UIUO_Sarg chromosome 11, RoL_Sarg_1.0, whole genome shotgun sequence DNA encoding:
- the rps24 gene encoding small ribosomal subunit protein eS24 isoform X2, with amino-acid sequence MNETVTVRTRKFMTNRLLQRKQMVVDVLHPGKATVPKTEIREKLAKMYKTTPDVVFVFGFRTQFGGGKTTGFGMVYDTLDYAKKNEPKHRLARHGLFEKKKTSRKQRKERKNRMKKVRGTKKSSVGAASKK
- the rps24 gene encoding small ribosomal subunit protein eS24 isoform X1; its protein translation is MNETVTVRTRKFMTNRLLQRKQMVVDVLHPGKATVPKTEIREKLAKMYKTTPDVVFVFGFRTQFGGGKTTGFGMVYDTLDYAKKNEPKHRLARHGLFEKKKTSRKQRKERKNRMKKVRGTKKSSVGAASKKK